The sequence GCGAGCTCATTAAGCCTACGCCTCGCGCCCCTGAGCGCCGCCAGCTCGTCAGCATTCCTGAAGTAGCCAGGTCCCTCTGTAAAGAGCCACTGGAGGGCGTGGGGTATACTATACTCGGGCCCCTCCTCACCCTCCCCACTGGAGATTGCGGACTCCTCGAATGCCGTGAGGAGGACCTCCTCCATTGCCGGGCTCATGGCGTTAGCATAACCGTAGGCGACTAGAATCACCTTAGCCAGTGCGTCAATGAAGTCCTGGGGCTTCACGAACTCGAGTGGGTTTACTGGGTAAACCCCGTAGTAATCCACGAAGCCCCTGTAATTACCCACGTAATCAAAGACTAGGGCTGGCTTCCTATTCTGGGCTAGGGCTATTCTGACTAGGCTCGTCTTCCCAGCCCCTGGACGCCCGATAACGAGCGTGTGAGCCTCATTCCTAACCGCAATGTCCAATAAATCCCCAGGCTTCATTACCTCACCATTATATTGGACAGTCCCAGTTTATTCAGGACTGAGTTTATGACCAGCGCCGATGCCTGGCACGCCCTGCACTTGAAGCCTCCAATCCAGCAGGGCTTGAGGAGTCTAGCCAGTCTTATTGTCTTCCCATCCTCGTGGGCGAGCCACACGAGGACTGGCCTCGAGTAATGAGCCTCGTAGTCCATGTGGCTCAAGCCAAGCTTGATTGGGTCCGTAATGGGCTTCCTGAGCCTGTAGGCAATGAGCATGTACCCGGCTTGGACTGCATCGACTAGTTCACTAATCACGGTCTCCGAGTCACTGAGGAGCCCATAGGGGCAGTTTAGGGCTTGGATTGTGGCGTTTACTACAGTATCACTATCGTGAACATCCGCACTCCCGCGCATTATGACTAGGAATCCCCCATCGGTTGGGAGGTACTTTACCCCAATGCCCATTATCGCGGACCCGCTAATTGGGCTAATTAGGATTGGCCGTAACCCGGAATTAATGGTCAGGAGGGGTGCAAGGGGCTTTAACGTGACGAGCATGCCCTACGAGGCTAGGGTCTACATTAATAATCAAGTCCTAGTACCAGCCAGCTTGAGTAGGGCACTGGGCATTAATCATTATAGGAATGCCATCATCACGATAGAGTACAATGGCTTTAGGACTCAATTTAGGGTGAAGCTCCTTAGGACTAGGAATACTGACTCGAGGCAGTTCACGATTCCGAGGAGTGTTAGGGAGGCTTATGGGATTAAGCCCCTCGATACCGTGAGGGTGGTTAGTATTGAGCCAGGCAATGGCGAGAAGGCTACTGGGTAGCCTCCTCATCAGCCTAGCCATCATCCACAATGGCAGGGTCATTGAGCGTTATGGTAGCGAGTACGCTGGGTACATCGACCTCCTGAACATTGCCGATGACTATAATGCCGACGTGGTCTTGATAATGAGGGATAGGGCTGTCATTCTGACGGCTCCCCGCCCTTCAGGGCGGGGGTTCTTCCCCTGGGGCTTCCCTCACACTTCAGGCGCCCCTCACCGGGGAGGCATCAGTGCTCAGTCCCCGCCGTCAGCTGCGGGCGGTAGGTAGCTCATCGTCTGTTAGACTCGCTACCTACCAACTCTAAGAATAATAAGAACCACAAAGTTTTTAAATTTTGTGGTCTTCATTTAACATATGGGTGTGGAATTAGTTTTTAGAGGAAGAATCGCAAGCCATGGGAAAGGCAGGTACATAATAACTATCCCTAAGGAGTTTTCAGAAAAGGCGAGGGAACTCTACGAAAAAAATGAGGAGGTGATAATAATTGTCGCAAAGGAAGGTTGAAGAGGGGTTTAGGATCCTAACACTAGAGGCAAATGTCGACAGAGAGGTTATAGAGTTTATTAGGCAATATCAAGTGCTAGCCTCCCACCTGTATTGGGCTAAAAGGCTGGGGATTCAGCCTTCAGATGCTGTTATGCAAAGAGTAAAAGAGGGTATAAAGAGCTACTGGAGGTGGCAGATAATTAACGAGAAAGACCCAATATACTTGTTTAAAGGCATCGAGAAGACTCCCATGCCATATTCCGTTGTTCTTAAGCTACCATTAGTAGACGCTTTGCATGAGAACAAGGGTGCTTTCATAAGAGATGGGAAACTAGTGCTAAGATTAAATAAAAAGGTGGAAATAACAATTCCACCTCGTGCCTTAGAGTGGCTGAACAAGAGGTTAGCTGAGAAGCCGGACAGGAAAACTGTAAGGGTGTTCGAAAGAGGTGGGAAACTAGTGGCACAGATAGTGTTGCATAAAAAGAACGAGGTAGTTCCTCCTAAAAACCCACTCCTCGTGGTTGTCGACCTTAACAGTTCACATGGAATTGTGGTGCATTATTGGGATGGGAAACTGATTAAGACGGAGAAATACAGACCGCCTAATAGGGCTGGGGGATGGATTACTGTTAAGCGTCTGATGGAAATCAGGGATAACCTGTATAATCAGGGGTGTATAACGCAAGCTCAGATAAACAAGTACTCGGCTATAATTAGGAGGACGTTAAGCGGGAGTGTGAAAAGTTGGGTTCAGCAGACCGTGGATAGGATTGTCATGAGGGTTAGGAGGATTGCCAGGAGGCATGGTAAGGATCCCTTAGTATTAATTGATATTCCAGATGACGAGGGCTTAAGAGGAACGAGGCTGCAGAGGACGTTACTATCGTTTGCAAAACATTTGGAGAATATACTATCATGGTATGGCATTTATTGGGAAGAGAAGAGGCTATACAGTACGATTTGCCCTAATTGCGGGGGTAAGCTCAGGCTAAGGAAGGCTACGAGGCGTATGAGGATAATGGAGTGCCCTAAATGCAGGTTTGAGGGAGAAAGAGACATCATACCACTACACTGGGCATTAAAATACCTCCCCGCCATGAATGGCGAGGCTTCCTAACTTTTTTGTGACTAGGCCCGAGGCACTCGGGCTCGGTCTCCTAAGCCTCGAGAGGCTTGGTGAGGCATTCCTTGAGGAGCCCTTTGAGGTTGAGTCCATCTAGCAATGTAGTAATGAGTCACGGCACCGTGGCTCCTAGCCACCAGCCTCAAGCCCAGCCTCTCGAGGGCTCCTGGCAAGTACATGGCCAGCCTGAGGGACGCACTGACCTTGCCTGGCATAGCCAAGCCCCTCGAAACGAGCCACTTGTGGAAGTCCCTCGTGCTGAACTTGAAGATGCCGTCACGCTTGATGTTAACCCTATAATGCGGGTTATCAACGACCTCCTCCCTCAAGAACTCGATGACCAGCTCGTACCAGTCAAGCACGCCCATGCAGTGGCTCCCCGCCTTAATTAGCCCATGAACTCCTCGATAAGAATCGAGAATTAGACAATGTAAAGAGTTATTTAGGCATTCTACAACCTAGTCACGGGATTCTACTGTTCTACTGATTCTACTGCGCCTTTTAGGGGTATTAGTTAAATTCTTATTGTAAGCCACGTTCAATTCCCCTATTTCAATTCCCCATAAGCCCACGATAGCCAGAAAAACTGGCACTCTCTTAGAGTGCAGTAGAATCAGTAGAACAGTAGAATCCCGTAGTACACTAGTAGTAGTTTAAGACGCCTCATTCAACTCCCCATTACTCCCCGAGGCTTCTCGTGAAGCCTCATCCCCCTCAACGAAGACCCTAAGGAACTCATCCAAGTCCAAGACATAATACCGCCTGCCCCTATACGGCGTACCCGTTTTACCCAACCACTGCCTCCAACCGCCGGGGACTACACCGAGGGCGTTAGCCCTCACGTAGACCTTGACCCTACCCTCACTGAGTGCCCTAGCTATTGAACTCGGCACCCTGGGGCTCGTCAGGAAGTCCTCGTTAGGACCAACACCGAGGAGTTTCAAGACCCTCTCCTGTATCGCAGTGGTCTCATCAGCGTACCTAGCCCCGTGAAGTTCAACACCGCTTTGTGGCGAGTTATTCAGTAATGCATCAACCACGTCCATCCACGACCTCACCTGGATGCCCAATTTCCTGGCGAATTCGTATGATGCATTCCTAAACTCCTCCGCGTCATCCTCCAGTAACTGGGGCTTCTCAACCTCGTACTCACTCCTAACATTCTCGAGAGCCTTAACATAATCCTCAATCACGACCCTCTCATTATCAGCCCTCGCGTACTCGCGGGCGAGGGCCACCATGATCTTCACGGCTAGGTCAATCAGGTCACTCGAGCTCATGAGCTCGCTCTTGTACTTCCTAAACACATTATTTACTGCCCCCATGATGGGCTTCACTACCGGTAAATCATCAAATGCTGTTGGGTCCACCGACTCGTGACTCCAATTAATGACTAGAACCCTCCTGGCGAGGGCAACGTCACTCGTGTTGGAGATTGCCTCGTGTAGAAAGGCTGGGAATGTCACATTCGTGTTCACGATCACGCCCCTCATGTTCACGAACCTGGCCCCAATTCCAAGCCCATACTTCGATGCGTGAATCCCAATCGTACCCATACCCACGGCAGTGGCTATGATCATCCCAGCATTCTCCCGAAGGCTCTTGAGGTCCTGCTCATCGAGTATTAGGGGCAATCTGTGGAGGCTTACGAGGTTTCGAAACTGAGTGTCCCTCTTGACTGGACCCTTGATGACGACGTACTCATTAATACCACCAACCCCGAGGAGCGGGGTTAGTACGTACTCCACAAGCGTCGTCTTACCCTCACCACCCCTCCCATAATTCCAAACCACGAAGTCCACGAATGTCTTGTTATGCTTCCTCACGATTGGACTCACGATCTTTGCTATTAATAGGGCAATATTCGCCAGGGCCCTCACTCGATTCTCCTCGGGGTAGTACTTCACGACCCACTCGTAAGCCTTTACGAGACCCTCCACGCCGTAATCATTCAAATCAAGCTCCCCGTACGGGTCCACAATACCATCATCGGTAATCCCAGGCATCAGATACCCCTTCATCCTCTTGGCCAACGCCTCGATGGCGAGTTGTACCTCCCTATCCAATCGCTCGATAATAAAGCCCCTATTCTTGAGTGCATTTGCAAAGTCGTTAATATCACTCGAGACGATAATGAGCCTATCATTTATGTAGACAGTGTAGAATTCCTGCCCAAGGAATTCATCATGAATAATCCTAACATCAGCGGGCAATCTCGCGAGGAACACCCTCTCCAACCCACCCCTCCTCTCCCTCTCCAGCCACAGCTCGACCTGCCCATTATTGACCTCTCGTATAGTGAGGGACTCGAGGCAGTACTCCTCATTACCCACGAGCCATTTGAGACATTGTACCTGCCTGAAGGGACTCACGAGCCTCCTCAATAGATTCGCCAACTCCACCGCCAAGCCCTCGCCAATTCCAAGGATAGACTTGATATCATTCAAGTCATCAGCGTGGACAGTACCCTCACGCCACTCGCCAGTCGTGGGGTTGAATAGGCAGGCGTGAACTAAGTCACCGGCCTCCTGCCTCGCACGGACTATGTAATCCCCGAGCCTAGCCTCAGTCTCGCCACAAAGCTTTAGGCAGATTTGACTCGCGAGGGCGAGCCTCGTACCATGCACCACACCCTGTATGGGACTATTAATAGTATTCATTAGTGGGCAATCAACATCCTTGTACGCGAGGATGTACGTGCCATTGTCAGTCTCAACCCTGACGGGGTCGCCAAGCGTGGTTAATTCCTTATTAATATTAATTATAATAACCTTACCACGAGCCGTGACAGTATCATTCACTAGAATCCCCACATCCTCGAGAATCTCCCTAGCCTCCTCCTCACTCTCCACACCCGCAATGAGTACGCCAATCCTAGCCTCACTCCCCGCCAGCACCATCACCACCCCTCGTGATCCTCCTCAATGCCTTGCACGGGTCCTTCACGAGTCGTACCTTAGAATTCGTGAGGAGGAAAGCCCACTCACGATACACAACCGTAAGGCTCGACTCATTCATGCAGACCTCCCTATCCCTCAATTCCCCAATGCACGTGGAGTAGACATCCAGGATCGTCCTCACGGCAGTCCTGAGGTCCTCCTTCACGGAATCGGGCAATTGCATATATGTAATCGATCTTAAAACATAATCCTTATCCTCGATGACTTGCCTCGTGAACTTCAAGGACCCGCACCACGAGGCTAGGAATTGTAGTTGAGCCACGTCTCGTGGGTCCACGGCAATGATCCACGAGGAATTCGATCCATCACCACCGAGGGCGAGGATGAGGAAGCCCCTTGCGGTGAGGTACCTGGTCACGTCATTTAGCTTCAATTCCTGGCAGTCCTTGTCAATGCTCCCGAGCCATTTTCGGAGCTGGGGTGTCTTGATGTGGTAGAATTGGTAATTGAATTTATTGTATTTGAATTTCTCGAGGAGATCGTTGAATAAATTCTCATGCCTCACGAGGCATGGTGGGGGTGTATGTACTGTTTGCTTATCCCCCTCGGGGAGTATCAGTATCTCTGTCACTGTCTGTTCCAGAACAGACACTTATTTAAACCTAACTCCTCCGTGGACAGTACAGTTTTTGAATCAGTTAAAGAGGCAGTAATTATGCCCGCGGGTATTAATAATGAGGCTTGGAATGAGATTGGGTTGGCCGGCTTGAAGGTAATCATGGGGCTCGCCCTAGTCGGTGGTGTGGGTGGTTGGGTGGATATCGTGAGGCCCACGCGGATTGGCAGGGGCACCTGGGAGAGGGCTAGGGAAGTCCTCGTGAGGTATGGACTAGCGATTGAGGAGCAACGGGGTAGGGAGGTTCAACTGCGACTCACGGAAAGGGGCTGGGCAGTGGCTAAATTATTATTCGAGATTGACTCAATACTCTCAAGCTCCTCTATGCCCAGTACCACAACCTCATCACCCGGCTGAATGCCGTAAGCCCGCGCCAATGGCGCGGGCAATCTAACGGTGATTGTCTTCCCATCCTTAAAAGTCCTCGCCACGAACTTAACAACCTCGCCAGTGCGAGGTAGGAGTATCATCACCCTGACAGGGGAGCTACTCTTAACGTGAGTACCGAGGCTTATTAGAAGCCTCCTCGAGACCCTCACCAGCCTTAACCGACTTGTCATCATTGCCTGGATATTACCTCCTGCTAATTAGCTCGCCACAGACAAGCCTCCTAACCTCCTCGAGAGAACCCTCGTAATACACGTCACTACCGACCTCAATGTA is a genomic window of Vulcanisaeta souniana JCM 11219 containing:
- a CDS encoding AbrB/MazE/SpoVT family DNA-binding domain-containing protein, translated to MPIIADPLIGLIRIGRNPELMVRRGARGFNVTSMPYEARVYINNQVLVPASLSRALGINHYRNAIITIEYNGFRTQFRVKLLRTRNTDSRQFTIPRSVREAYGIKPLDTVRVVSIEPGNGEKATG
- a CDS encoding AbrB/MazE/SpoVT family DNA-binding domain-containing protein, with the translated sequence MMTSRLRLVRVSRRLLISLGTHVKSSSPVRVMILLPRTGEVVKFVARTFKDGKTITVRLPAPLARAYGIQPGDEVVVLGIEELESIESISNNNLATAQPLSVSRS